A genomic window from Thermococcus celericrescens includes:
- a CDS encoding galactokinase yields the protein MYRVDSPGRVNLIGEHTDYALGYVMPMAIDLYTVLHAQTDERVRVYSQISREVKEFGLDEIRKASDWADYVRGIFWVLREEGYDVGGMKGILGGDLPIGSGLSSSASLELAVLAFLNEAYRLNLLPIEMALLAQKAENEFVGVPCGILDQFAVVHGKRDHAIFLDTDTLEHEYIRFPNDVQVLVFYTGVKRELSGSAYAERRTVAEETLRFLGKRTSKEVEEEELRNLPSLYRRFFGYIVRENRRVLEARDALRSGDVRAFGELMTASHWDLARNYEVSSEELDFFVRKAVEFGAYGAKLTGAGFGGSAVAIVPEELAPDVAMRVTDEYVRHFNWEPDYHLVSPSDGVSVRRV from the coding sequence GTGTACCGCGTTGATTCTCCGGGAAGGGTCAACCTGATTGGGGAGCACACGGACTACGCGCTCGGCTACGTCATGCCGATGGCGATAGACCTCTACACGGTCCTGCACGCCCAGACCGATGAGAGGGTGAGGGTCTACTCCCAGATATCCAGGGAGGTGAAGGAGTTCGGCCTCGATGAAATCAGGAAAGCCAGCGACTGGGCCGACTACGTCAGGGGAATCTTCTGGGTTCTTAGGGAGGAAGGCTACGACGTCGGGGGAATGAAGGGAATCCTCGGTGGAGATCTGCCGATCGGTTCCGGATTAAGCTCTTCAGCAAGCCTTGAGCTGGCAGTTTTGGCCTTCCTCAACGAGGCCTACAGGCTGAATCTCCTTCCGATAGAGATGGCCCTTCTGGCTCAGAAAGCGGAGAACGAGTTCGTGGGTGTCCCCTGCGGGATACTCGACCAGTTCGCTGTCGTTCACGGAAAGAGAGACCACGCCATATTCCTCGACACGGACACGCTGGAGCACGAGTACATCAGGTTTCCGAACGATGTCCAGGTTCTCGTGTTCTACACCGGGGTTAAGAGGGAACTCTCCGGCTCAGCCTACGCAGAGAGGAGGACGGTCGCCGAGGAGACCCTCAGGTTCCTCGGAAAGAGAACCTCCAAGGAGGTCGAAGAGGAGGAGCTGAGGAATCTTCCCTCCCTGTACAGACGCTTCTTCGGCTACATCGTGAGGGAGAACCGGCGCGTCCTTGAGGCGAGGGACGCCCTGCGGAGCGGCGACGTCCGGGCCTTCGGCGAGCTGATGACTGCCTCGCACTGGGATTTAGCCAGAAACTACGAGGTTTCAAGCGAAGAGTTAGACTTCTTCGTGAGGAAGGCGGTTGAATTCGGTGCCTACGGGGCAAAACTCACCGGTGCCGGCTTCGGCGGGTCAGCGGTGGCCATAGTGCCCGAGGAGCTGGCCCCGGATGTTGCGATGAGGGTCACCGACGAGTACGTCAGGCACTTCAACTGGGAGCCTGACTACCACCTCGTGAGCCCGAGCGACGGAGTGAGCGTG
- a CDS encoding NAD(P)/FAD-dependent oxidoreductase, with protein sequence MPSKELPERSEIVIIGGGIIGVTIAHELAKRGEEVTVIEKRFIGSGSTFRCGTGIRQQFNDESNVQVMKRSVELWKKYSEEYGFSFEQTGYLFLLYDDDEVEEFKRNIAIQNRFGVPTRLITPEEAKDIVPLLDISEVIAASWNPTDGKADPFHSTAKFALNAERFGAKLVEYTEVKDFLIENGEIKGLKTNRGVIRTGTVINATNAWAKLINAMAGIKTKIPIEPYKHQAVITQPIKKGSINPMVISFKYGHAYLTQTAHGGVVGGVGYELGPTYDLSPTYEFLREVSYYFTKIIPALRELLILRTWAGYYAKTPDSNAAIGKIEELSDYYIAAGFSGHGFMMAPAVAEMVADLVTKGRTDLPAAWYDPYRFERGELRTTAIQMG encoded by the coding sequence ATGCCGAGCAAAGAGCTTCCCGAGAGGAGTGAAATCGTCATCATCGGTGGGGGAATAATCGGAGTCACCATAGCGCACGAGCTCGCCAAACGTGGGGAGGAGGTCACCGTCATAGAGAAGCGCTTCATAGGTTCCGGTTCCACCTTCCGCTGTGGAACGGGCATAAGACAGCAGTTCAACGATGAATCGAACGTCCAGGTCATGAAGCGCTCCGTGGAGCTCTGGAAGAAATACAGCGAGGAATACGGCTTCTCCTTCGAGCAGACCGGCTACCTCTTCCTGCTCTACGACGACGATGAGGTCGAGGAGTTCAAGCGCAACATAGCGATTCAGAACCGCTTCGGCGTCCCGACGAGACTCATAACACCGGAGGAGGCAAAGGATATAGTCCCACTCCTCGACATCAGCGAGGTCATAGCCGCCTCCTGGAACCCGACCGACGGAAAGGCGGACCCCTTCCACTCCACGGCCAAGTTCGCCCTCAACGCCGAACGCTTTGGGGCCAAACTCGTCGAATACACAGAGGTCAAGGACTTCCTCATTGAGAACGGCGAGATAAAGGGACTGAAAACGAACAGGGGAGTCATTAGGACCGGCACCGTCATCAACGCCACCAACGCTTGGGCCAAGCTCATAAACGCGATGGCAGGGATAAAGACCAAGATACCCATAGAGCCCTACAAGCACCAGGCTGTCATCACCCAGCCCATAAAGAAGGGCTCGATAAACCCGATGGTCATCTCCTTCAAGTACGGCCACGCCTACCTCACCCAGACCGCCCACGGCGGTGTCGTTGGAGGAGTCGGCTACGAGCTGGGCCCGACCTACGACCTGAGCCCGACCTACGAGTTCCTCCGCGAGGTGAGCTACTACTTCACCAAGATCATCCCGGCACTAAGGGAGCTCCTCATACTGAGGACGTGGGCCGGCTACTACGCGAAGACGCCGGACAGCAACGCCGCCATAGGAAAGATAGAGGAGCTGAGCGACTACTACATCGCGGCTGGCTTCAGCGGGCACGGGTTCATGATGGCGCCTGCGGTTGCCGAGATGGTGGCGGACCTGGTGACGAAGGGAAGAACCGACCTCCCGGCAGCGTGGTACGACCCCTACCGCTTCGAAAGGGGAGAACTGAGAACGACTGCGATTCAGATGGGCTGA